The following coding sequences are from one Ammospiza caudacuta isolate bAmmCau1 chromosome 10, bAmmCau1.pri, whole genome shotgun sequence window:
- the LOC131562101 gene encoding serine/threonine-protein kinase pim-1-like yields MTPPTSGVGWQRQRPDLKTSCAAAGPKPPGPGAGGDAGPGAGEGRSGAVAGPGPSSESRVPPAGTAQEALQERYRLGSLLGRGGFGSVFAATRLSDGAPVAIKRVPRDRIRHWGELPDGTSAPLEIVLLAKVSGRCGGVIQLLEWLELPDSFLLVLERPERCQELSGFLAERGFLPEEEARELFRQVLEAVRHCTSCGVLHRDIKPENVLLDLASGQLKLIDFGCGAFLQDTAYTQFAGTLSYSPPEWIQHQRYHGEAATIWSLGLLLCHLVMGKHPFRRGQEIIRGRILFPRWLSQACQDVIKRCLSMQPSDRPSLEDLFCHPWVKGVPLP; encoded by the exons ATGACGCCACCCACATCTGGTGTTGGCTGGCAGCGCCAGcgcccagatctgaaaacttcctg cgcggccgccggccccaAGCCACCAGGGCCTGGGGCGGGTGGGGatgccgggcccggggcgggtgaggggcgctcgggggccgttgcTGGACCCGGGCCGAGCTCTGAaagccgcgtcccgcccgcagggacggcgcaggaggccctgcaggagcggtaCCGGCTGGGATCGCTGCTGGGGCGCGGCGGCTTCGGCAGCGTCTTTGCGGCCACGCGGCTCTCGGACGGCGCCCCg GTGGCCATCAAACGCGTGCCGAGGGATCGCATCCGGCACTGGGGcgagctg cccgacggcaccagcgcacccctggagatcgtgctgctggccaaggtgtCCGGTCGCTGTGGCGGTGTcattcagctcctggagtggcTTGAGCTCCCCGACAgcttcctgctggtgctggagcgtCCGGAGCGGTGCCAGGAGCTCTCGGGTTTCCTGGCGGAGCGGGGGTTCCTGCCGGAGGAGGAGGCGCGGGAGCTGTtccgccaggtgctggaggccgtgcggcactgcaccagctgcggGGTCCTGCACCGGGACATCAAGCCCGAGAATGTCCTGCTCGACCTGGCCAGCGGGCAGCTGAAACTGATCGACTTTGGCTGTGGCGCCTTCCTCCAAGACACAGCCTACACGCAGTTTGCAG GAACCCTGTCCTACAGCCCACCAGAGTGGATCCAGCACCAACGCTACCATGGCGAGGCAGCCACGATCTGGTCCCTGGgcctcctgctgtgccacctggTCATGGGGAAGCACCCATTCAGGAGGGGCCAGGAGATCATCCGGGGGCGAATCTTGTTCCCACGATGGCTCTCTCAAG CGTGCCAAGATGTCATTAAGAGGTGTTTGTCCATGCAACCCTCGGACAGGCCATCCTTAGAAGATCTTTTCTGTCATCCTTGGGTGAAGGGTGTTCCTCTGCCCTAG